The following is a genomic window from Falco cherrug isolate bFalChe1 chromosome 9, bFalChe1.pri, whole genome shotgun sequence.
cttcttttctggaaaGGTACCTGGATGCTGCCAGTCTGGAGTGCCAAGGCTGTATGCTTCCTTGCCTTCTTTCACAAACAGCCGAGAAACAATCAGAAATTGCTTCATAATAGGCCCAGGGTGAAAGGTGAGAACTGGAGTATTCTGAAAGCCTGCTGCCAGACCCGAGGAAGATAGTGTCATTTTGGTAAACCTGTCAAGCTGTTGTAAGAACTTCCTGAATGCTTCCTACCATCTGCTTTTGATGCTTTCAAGACTTGGCTGGAAGCCTGGAGGTTTTCCTGCTCCTTCCTGCCCACCCTATAATGGAGTAATTCTGGATCTGTTCCCTGTCCTCCCAGCCTCTTcctcagtttcttctgcttacagctggggtttttttcttttttctttttttttttttctttactgcagtGGCCTTGTGCCCTGAATCATCTCTCCTGGGGCGGTAAGAGTTCCTCTGATGTTGAACAAGTGCCGGGTTTTTCAATTGTGTTCATGTTCTTGAGAGGAAGGGTCTGGCCTACATGACACATTCCTTCTTCACACTCACATCAACAAGTTTAACTTTGTGTACAGGGCTCTCAATGGAACAGCCACACAAAGCACATCTCTGATGACTCCATCAGACTGCACGCTGCACTGGTCTGGTTAGTGAATATTGATTGATATAATTTGTAGGGTTTGAGATAAATGTCATAAAGGACAATGAGTTCaaagaacagattaaaaaacaataaattgAATTCCAAGGCGTTCCCTCCTGTACTAATCTGTGTAGGTTCCTGTGTTTTTGGAAAGCATGTTGCTTATCTTCCTCATCAGTAGGCCCACCGCATTCCAGTATTTTGGATCAATGCCATTTGTAATAATCTAGATCAGTTTTTATTCAACGTTTATAAAACAGGCCATGTATCATAGGGTATATTTTATAGCAGATGGTATCTCCAATTCATTTAACCCTCCCTTCACTTCCCTCCTCCAATATCACAGTGCATACTTATAAAAGCTCTTGAAAGTAGAACtgagcagaattttttttcaacaaatagTAAATCTGCTGAAAAATGGAGTTTCAAAGCAACAAAACTGTTAAGCTGTGGCacattgaaaatgaaatgttctttcttctaGAAAAACCAGGTTTTGAAATTTGGacattttttgaggaaaaaaatggggtgGGTggttgctttcaaaaataattttcattgaaaaaaaatctgcactaAAAAGGTTAAATAGTCAGAACACAAAGCATTTGTTTCAGGTCAGGTTAGATTTTTTGAATTATCCCAGTGTCAACTATCTGGGGatcttctgtgtgttttttagCTTGAAAAGTTTCTCCTTTGGCTTGATGAGAACTGATTTTCCCTAAGGCTTATAAATTTGGGGACTTATCTATGAGACCCAGTATTTGCCAGACTCAAAGCACAGCTCTCCAAGGTGACAAGAAAGTTCCTTGTTCAGCAAGGGCTATTTAAACATAGCCCTAAGACTCATTTCAATAAAATGGGCTATTCTAACATGCAGAGATAAGCACATACTTAAGCACTTTGCTGATTCACAACACAGAGTTTAGTAGCTTTCAGGATCAATGATGTACACCTTACAACCACTCCCATACTTGAGATCATAATGGAAGAGATTGAAGGTTTTTCTGAGATTAACATACCAAATggtaataaaatatatttattcctATCTGCTTGGGAATACTTCATtataattttgcaaaatattatttatacaaCCCTGGGGATACATAAATCgctgataaaaataaacaagtagaaaatattttagcttaGTAATAACAGAACCAAAtcatggatttttaaaaatgttttagctTTAATCACACATCCTAGAAGATATGACAAATAAACTCATCTTAGTTTACCTTGTAGAAGAAGTTAATGATACCTGAGTTTGTACTCAACAATAACTTAGGTTTCAGGATTATAGAGTCCATTACCACAGTCGTAACAACAGTCCGGGATTTTTTTGTGAGGATCCAGATTTGTAAGCTGAGAAAtgcctaaaggaaaaaaaaaaggttttctttaatttggctttttttttttatttgtgcctTTGatcaagaaaactaaaaaatattaCTCTCTATGGCATTTGCTATAAAAACAATGCAGTTACCTTACCATaaattttataaacattttgtCAATTTTGTAgatggagaaattaaaaatggaaaaatgcatgCACAAAAAGTGTAcaataaaaatgtcactttgATTTCCTCAGTCATGGTCCTGTGATTCAACCCACTAAGCTGTGATTCACCCCACTAAGCTAACGTTACAAATATGCCCCCAAACTCCAAAAATGGGGCCAGGAGAGTCTTGCTGGCCTCATAGAACTACATGTCATCACTAAAATATTCAGTGTATAATGAAGAGTAGTTTATGTATTACATTACGTATTTTAGTCACTTGTTCCTTCCACCTTTTGACTACAGactgtcgcgacggagggaagacacagtcactcaatatgagtgatcagcagacttcgtttattgtaccttacagtcaccttttatgccttcttataattagctcatacatattacaaaagttaagctcattattggttagttgcctaaataccaagcccacccctagtttctcttctgtagttttctgttcccacctgcaacattcttttcccaccaaaatcttcctgttattgtgtaacaaggacagccaaagacagtgtattttgctttacttcagataagctgagagcgatgtgcatttttgtccagccagctggactatgtctatgtgacccttttcagctagtcagTTATCCACAACAGACAAGTTATAGTATTATAAAAGTATTTAGCAAAAATATAGACTGGacacaaatgtttattttgcaatCTGCTAAAAAGCTCATGGGGCAGACATTCAAACTTTATTTGATGTCCTGGATGTAAACTAATTGCTTTTGCTCAGCTTCTCTATATTAAAAGCACACTGCTAATGCAGTGAAGGTGAAATGTATAAAAGGGTTAATCAGGATATCAAAAGCTGTAGATAACAAAGGCCTGTCCTGCAGGTCATCACTCCAGAAGAGACCACACTGAGGACGCAATGCTGCACGCTGTGCTACACTGCGCTGGTGGAAGGTGGTGTCAGCATTCTTCTGGCAGCGTCGTATGGTCAGGTCCTGAAATTAGCCAGAGCAGTTCTGCTCCATGTTAGTCATGTAGCTGAATTAATCTTTCTTAAGCAAAGTTGTTAGTATAATTCCTTCCAGACTCTTAGGATCGCAAACGCAGTTCAGTACCTGGTGTTTTAAGACCAGAACAGATTTCTGTATAAAATCTTCTGTCGTAGCCATCACAGTAATGCCATTTTTTATCTTTGTATTCAAGACCATCTGCAAAAGTGTATTTCCCCTGCAAAACATGTTCAAGCACAGAGTTAATAAACATGATGGATGGATTGAGTACAAACAAGGCTAGCATTGCCGCTGCCAGAACCGCGCGTTAGCTGAGTGGAGTGAGTGCGTGGTGCAGCTCGGGTCCAAGTAGTGTTGGGAACAGTGTCTGCGGGATGCCCAGCCTCGAGCAGTGAGCTCCCCTTGCACATCAG
Proteins encoded in this region:
- the MORN5 gene encoding MORN repeat-containing protein 5, producing the protein MEALGGRYCGGTVRGRMEGQGSYTLPTGTEYRGALRDGMFDGEGELLFPNGGRYRAVWHRGVPTQGKYTFADGLEYKDKKWHYCDGYDRRFYTEICSGLKTPGISQLTNLDPHKKIPDCCYDCGNGLYNPET